The following coding sequences lie in one Spinacia oleracea cultivar Varoflay chromosome 1, BTI_SOV_V1, whole genome shotgun sequence genomic window:
- the LOC110804981 gene encoding cytokinin dehydrogenase 6 yields the protein MNPQVQLAKYSSYHKIWLIILFISITLVTPLPLENLPLEGQFSFEEINHAARDFGNRYQLPPLAVLHPKSVSDIAKTIKHVWKMGQGSDLTVAARGCGHSLQGQSQAHQGVVINMRSLRLHPIQVVVQNGVVQPYVDVYGGELWINILHECLKYGLTPKSWTDYLHLSVGGTLSNAGVSGQAFRHGPQISNVHQLEVVTGKGEVVNCSKKQNAELFHSVLGGLGQFGIITRARISLEPAPQMVKWIRVLYSDFDTFVREQEQLTVAKATFDYIEGFVIINRTGLLNNWRTSFDPQDPVQASQFSSDGKTLFCLELAKYFKHDEADLADQEIKLMLSQLSYISSTLFIAQVSYVDFLDRVHVSEIKLRSKGLWEVPHPWLNLLIPKSSIHRFAEQVFGNILKDTSNGPILIYPVNKSKWDNRTSVVIPEEDVFYLVGFLSSAVPSSTGSDGLDHILSQNKRILDFCESGRLGVKQYLPHYSTQQEWKAHFGPRWEVFKQRKSTYDPLAILAPGQRIFQKSLPIS from the exons atgaACCCTCAGGTTCAGCTTGCTAAATATAGTAGTTACCATAAGATATGGTTAATTATCTTGTTCATAAGCATTACTTTGGTCACTCCTCTTCCCTTAGAAAATCTTCCACTCGAAGGCCAATTCAGCTTCGAGGAAATTAACCATGCAGCTCGCGATTTTGGCAACCGATATCAACTGCCTCCCTTGGCAGTTCTTCATCCAAAGTCAGTTTCTGACATAGCCAAAACTATAAAGCATGTATGGAAAATGGGTCAGGGTTCTGACCTTACAGTCGCAGCAAGAGGCTGTGGCCATTCTCTTCAAGGCCAATCCCAAGCCCATCAAGGTGTCGTGATCAACATGAGATCTCTTCGACTTCATCCAATACAAGTAGTAGTCCAAAATGGAGTAGTCCAGCCTTATGTTGATGTTTATGGAGGTGAACTGTGGATCAACATCCTGCATGAATGTCTGAAATATGGCTTGACACCTAAATCTTGGACAGATTATCTTCATCTATCAGTTGGAGGTACTTTGTCCAATGCTGGGGTTAGTGGACAAGCTTTTCGCCACGGCCCGCAGATTAGTAATGTCCACCAGCTTGAGGTTGTTACAG GTAAAGGGGAAGTAGTCAACTGTTCCAAGAAACAAAATGCTGAACTCTTTCACAGTGTTCTTGGAGGACTTGGACAGTTTGGTATCATTACTCGAGCCAGAATTTCTCTAGAACCTGCTCCCCAAATG GTGAAATGGATCAGAGTTCTGTATTCAGATTTTGACACATTTGTCAGAGAACAAGAACAGCTGACAGTAGCAAAGGCAACATTTGATTACATTGAAGGTTTTGTAATAATAAACAGAACTGGCCTCCTAAATAACTGGAGAACGTCTTTTGACCCACAAGATCCAGTTCAAGCCAGTCAATTTAGTTCAGATGGGAAAACACTTTTCTGCTTAGAATTGGCAAAATATTTTAAGCATGACGAAGCTGATCTTGCAGACCAG GAAATCAAGCTCATGCTTTCGCAACTAAGCTATATCTCATCTACTCTTTTCATAGCACAAGTCTCATATGTGGACTTCTTAGATAGAGTTCATGTGTCTGAGATAAAACTGCGGTCAAAAGGATTATGGGAAGTACCACACCCATGGCTCAATCTCCTAATCCCTAAGAGCAGCATTCACAGGTTCGCGGAGCAAGTGTTTGGAAACATACTCAAGGACACAAGCAATGGTCCCATTCTCATATACCCCGTTAACAAATCCAA GTGGGACAACAGAACCTCGGTCGTTATTCCAGAAGAAGATGTGTTTTACCTAGTGGGATTTCTATCCTCTGCAGTTCCTTCTTCGACAGGAAGTGACGGCTTAGACCATATCTTGAGTCAGAACAAAAGGATTCTAGATTTCTGCGAATCGGGCCGACTTGGTGTGAAGCAGTATCTGCCCCACTACAGCACACAACAAGAGTGGAAAGCACACTTTGGTCCAAGGTGGGAAGTCTTCAAACAAAGGAAATCTACTTATGATCCTTTGGCGATTCTTGCACCAGGACAAAGAATTTTTCAAAAGTCTTTACCCATCTCATGA